In one Columba livia isolate bColLiv1 breed racing homer chromosome 23, bColLiv1.pat.W.v2, whole genome shotgun sequence genomic region, the following are encoded:
- the LOC135576138 gene encoding maestro heat-like repeat-containing protein family member 2A: protein MAASDFLVALARTHFYFVMAELQSHLKVVGKVPDEAVLVTLGKMAGSYALRCVPFAGATLLALRRTLSRAGSGRTLRIICGVLERWSKGITMYLCSQKRHPFPQSRAAQLCGDLYPLFHHAVVNWLGCKEEQDNRAVLGAVAAMVGVLVCEERHCQRAREQLLRLLRQHQRVQDTSRVTENLGHVLQMLGGGQTPTPRGSALAPHTAGHQQVRGACGAGQGVPPPGPPADQHARV from the exons ATGGCCGCCAGTGACTTCTTGGTGGCTCTGGCCCGCACCCACTTCTACTTCGTCatggctgagctgcagagccacCTGAAGGTGGTGGGGAAGGTCCCTGATGAGGCTGTGCTCGTCACCTTGGGCAAGATGGCTGGCAGCTATG CCCTGCGCTGTGTCCCCTTCGCGGGAGCGACGCTGCTGGCCCTGCGCAGGACGCTGAGCCGGGCAGGGAGCGGCCGGACCCTGCGCATCATCTGCGGGG TTCTGGAGCGATGGTCCAAGGGCATCACCATGTACTTGTGCAGCCAGAAACGACACCCCTTTCctcagagcagggcagcacagctctgtggagaccttTACCCGCTCTTCCATCACGCAGTGGTAAATTGGCTGGGCTGCAAGGAGGAACAG gaTAATCGGGCTGTCCTGGGTGCGGTGGCTGCCATGGTTGGTGTCCTTGTGTGTGAGGAGCGGCACTGCCAGCGTGCCCGGGAGCAGCTCCTCCGGCTCCTGCGCCAGCACCAGCGGGTCCAGGACACCTCCCGGGTCACCGAG AACCTCGGCCACGTACTGCAGATGCTGGGGGGAGGTCAGACCCCAACCCCACGGGGCTCAGCTCTCGCCCCCCACACCGCTGGGCACCAGCAGGTAAGGGGAGCCTgcggggcagggcagggtgtCCCTCCGCCAGGACCACCTGCAGACCAGCACGCCAGGGTGTGA
- the LOC135576233 gene encoding maestro heat-like repeat-containing protein family member 2B, with translation MCVYSGIALRAPREQLLARVDREIMGTILQLSRVTQREMQLKLALVQSVTEVSSAIQTVGDAGSFELSSKQEVTQTLLDWIKEEPADSLVYGVFQALEELSKLRPALSREENRSLLAVCCQAVLSSPSQEGMKRGRTVRAALNMQLLHRRSVEDLGHLIETLLAAEEPSAGFDDVFLVLQHWLGSDRDWERERALRVCARVLRACKERAELTRGRPCRQLGSLVALLVSLTSDCLDSSRHRAWLCISYLDQMQVSRYSGWAPSSSTGSA, from the exons ATGTGCGTGTACAGCGGCATCGCTCTGCGTgcccccagggagcagctgctcgCCCGTGTGGATAGGGAGATCATGGGCACCATCCTGCAGCTCTCCAGAGTCACACAGAGG GAGATGCAGCTCAAGCTCGCCCTGGTGCAGAGTGTCACTGAGgtcagctctgccatccagacTGTGGGTGATGCTGGCAGCTTTGAGCTGTCCTCGAAGCAGGAGGTGACACAGACCCTGCTG GACTGGATCAAGGAGGAGCCTGCGGACTCCCTGGTGTACGGAGTGTTTCAGGCCCTGGAGGAGTTGAG CAAGCTGAGGCCAGCGCTGAGCAGGGAGGAGAACCGCAGCCTGCTGGCAGTGTGCTGCCAGGCTGTCCTGTCCTCTCCTTCCCAGGAGGGGATGAAGAGGGGCAGGACGGTGCGGGCAGCTCTGAACATGCAG ctTCTGCACAGGAGAAGTGTTGAAGATCTGGGCCACCTCATCGAGACTCTCCTGGCGGCAGAGGAGCCCTCGGCTGGCTTTGATGATGTGTTCCTT GTCCTGCAGCACTGGCTGGGCTCCGACAGAGACTGGGAGCGGGAGAGAGCCCTGCGGGTTTGTGCCCGTGTGCTGAGGGCTTGCAAGGAGCGAGCTGAGCTCACG aGAGGACGCCCTTGCCGGCAGCTGGGCTCCCTGGTGGCACTGCTGGTCTCTCTGACCAGTGACTGCCTGGACTCGTCCCGCCACAGGGCATGGCTCTGCATCAGCTACCTGGACCAAATGCAAG tgtCAAGATATTCCGGCTGGGCACCGAGCAGCTCCACTGGCTCAGCGTAG